DNA sequence from the Penaeus vannamei isolate JL-2024 chromosome 32, ASM4276789v1, whole genome shotgun sequence genome:
attaatttgtatatacatttaaactgTAATGAACAACGGTTTAATTTCCCGCTCCATATGTGTCGGTGAAGCGGCCACTGTCAGTGTCGGCCTTGGTGTCTCTCTcgggaaatctttttttttttctttctttcttcttcttctttctttctttctttttttttttttttttttttttttttttttgctttttttttttttttttttttttttctttctttttttttttacttctcttaatttttttttgttcctttttctcttttttttccacagCCCCTAACAGACTGCATTCAGAGCGAACATATCTCATGCACTCGCCGTGGGGGTCAtcgccgcctcctcttcttcttctgcggaCTGTCCCGCATCGAGGCGTCTTGGGTTGGAGGGTTGGATCCTCTCCGTGCGGGTTGCTCTTATTGTTGTTCTGGCTATTGTTCTTCCGGCTACTGTTCCTCTAGCCACTCTTCCTATGGCTACTGTTCTTCCGGCTACTGTTCCTCTGGCCACTCTTCCTATGGCTACTGTTCTTCCGGCTACTGTTCCTCTGGCCACTCTTCATCTGGCTATTCCTCTGCCTACTCTTCTTCCGGCTACTCTTCCTCTGGCCACTGTTCTGCCTACTCTTCCTCTGGCCACTGTTCTGCCTACTCTTCCTCTGGCCACTCTTCCTCTGTCTACTCTTCCTCTGGCCAATCATCCTCTGTCTACTCTTCCTCTGGCCAGACATCCTCTGTCTACTCTTCCTCTGCCTACTCTTCCTCTGGCCAGTCTTCCTCTGTCTACTCTTCCTCTGGCCAATCATCCTCTGTCTACTCTTCCTCTGGCCAGACATCCTCTGTCTACTCTTCCTCTGTCTACTCTTCCTCTGGCCAGTCTTCCTCTGTCTACTCTTCCTCTGGCCAGTCTTCCTCTGTCTACTCTTCCTCTGTCTACTCTTCCTCTGGCCAGTCTTCCTCTGTCTACTCTTCCTCTGGCCAGTCTTCCTCTGTCTACTCTTCCTCTGTCTACTCTTCCTCTGGCCAGTCTTCCTCTGTCTACTCTTCCTCTGGCCAGTCTTCCTCTGTCTACTCTTCCTCTGGCCAGTCTTCCTCTGTCTACTCTTCCTCTGTCTACTCTTCCTCTGGCCAGTCTTCTTCTGTCTACTCTTCCTCTGCCTACTCTTCTTCCGGCTACTGTTCCTCCGGCTGCGGTACTTCATCTAGCTCCTGCAGCAGGTCCTGCATCTCCTGGCGTCGGACCTGCGCTTCTTGGCCACTCTGGCCCCGCTCGGCCCTTGGCTGCCCGATCGCGCTGGCGAGCAGCGACATGATCTCCGGGAGCTCCGGGCGCTGCCGCGGGTCGGCCTTCGCGCACGCCCTCATCAGGGACGCGATCTCAGGGACGTAGTCGTGGCCGGATATTCTGTAGACGCTCTACAGGACCTTGCCGAACGAGTAGACGTCGGCGCTGGGATCGGCTCTTCCTCCGCGGTAGATCTCGGGGGCCAAGTGGCTCGATCTGCTCGCGCGCTCGCTCTCGACGTCGCGCGCGTTCCTCATGTCATTGTACCAGAAGGGGCAGCTGTTAATGGGCGACACGAGGCCCACGTCGATCAGGGTCGGCACGTTGCGCTCGCCGACCATCACGTTGTCGGCCTTGAGGTCGTTGTGCGTGAATCCCTCGGCGTGGAGGCCGCGCAGGGTGGTGCTGAGGGCCAGGAGCATCTTCAAGTACTCGTCCAGGTCGAAGCGCCTGCTGGCCCACGCTTGGAGGTCCAGGGTCCCGTGGCAGGTCATCGCCACCGCGGCGGGCGAGCGAGACAGCCCCACCAGCTTGGGAAGCCCAGGAACCTTCCTCAGGGCGTGCAGCATCTCGGCCTCCTTGAGATGGTCTTGACCGTCTTCGTCCTTGAACCATTTGAGGCACACCGGAGGCAAGCCGGGTCGGCTGACGTCATAAACCGAGGCGTAAGCCCCCTCGCCGAGCTTGGTCATCTCGGGATGAACGAGGGAGGCGAGGCGGACGAGTGGGACGCCAGTGGCCGTGGAGCGCCGCCCCCCCACGGGATGGATCCCGTAGAGGCCGGCGAGCTCTGAGGAATCGCCTGCCTCAGCGGCAACCACCTCCTCAGCGACTGTCTCAACAGGAACTTCGCTTAATTCCACCACCATTGTCGGCGGTACTCTGCGTTCAGTAAAGTCAAAGACTTTAGCCTCTTTGAAGGAATACAGCGGAACGGGAGGAGGGGTATGTTGGCTTAGTGGTCAAGTTATGTGTTCTACGTGGGTGGGtgagggcgtgcgtgtgtgtgtgtgttcgtgtatgtttgtgtgtgtgtgtgtgtgtatgtgtgggggtgtgtatgggtgagttTGTGCGGGGGGGTGTATGAGCGTAAATGTGAgtcctgtgtgcatgtgtgggggggagtgcatacctgtaagtgtgtatgtgtgtgtgtgggcgtgtgtgggcgtactGTCTGTAAACTGTGCGtactgtgtgcatatgtgcatgtatatgcatctgtgtgtatgagcTGAAAATTGGCGtactatgtgtatatgtttgtgcctgcgtgtttgtatgtgtgcgtatgtgtatgtgtgtgtgtgcgtgtttgcatatctgtttgcgtatgtgtgtgtgtgagtgcgtgtggggaCGTCTATgagtactgtgtgtatgtatgcattaatgtgTGTTTAAACTGTGCAcactgtatgtgtatttgagtgtgtgtgtgtgtgtgtgtttgtgtgtgtgtgtttgtttgtttgtttgtaagtgtgtatgtatgtgtgtgtgtttgtgtgtgtgtgtgtgtgtgtgtgtgtgtgtgtgtgtgtatgtgtgtgtgtgtgtgcatatatgcgtttgtgtgtgtattcgttatgtatgtatgcatatatatatatatatatatatatatatatatatatatatatatatatatatatatatatacatattatatatatatatattaatatatatatatatatatatatatatatgtatacgcctatatctatctatctatctatctatctatctatctatctatctatctatctatctatatatatatatatatatatatatatatatatatatatatatatacatatgtttatagaaatatatatatatatatatatatatatatatatatatatatatacatatatacatattgatatgtatgtatatacatatgtgtat
Encoded proteins:
- the LOC113826496 gene encoding tyrosine-protein kinase FRK-like, producing the protein MVVELSEVPVETVAEEVVAAEAGDSSELAGLYGIHPVGGRRSTATGVPLVRLASLVHPEMTKLGEGAYASVYDVSRPGLPPVCLKWFKDEDGQDHLKEAEMLHALRKVPGLPKLVGLSRSPAAVAMTCHGTLDLQAWASRRFDLDEYLKMLLALSTTLRGLHAEGFTHNDLKADNVMVGERNVPTLIDVGLVSPINSCPFWYNDMRNARDVESERASRSSHLAPEIYRGGRADPSADVYSFGKVL